Proteins encoded by one window of Desulfomonilia bacterium:
- a CDS encoding response regulator translates to MPEQSKILIVDDSQELTEVIHEYMEACGFIVDTTTESTDALRLIAANGYDVIVSDIHMPGMDGLELMGLIKDRHPDLPVVLITGYSISEARKIALEKGADAFVAKPFHMKEILDVVTGVLNKKRFITT, encoded by the coding sequence ATGCCAGAACAGTCAAAAATCTTGATAGTTGATGATTCTCAGGAACTTACTGAAGTAATACATGAGTATATGGAAGCTTGCGGTTTTATTGTAGATACCACAACCGAAAGTACGGATGCACTCAGGCTCATAGCAGCAAACGGATATGATGTCATAGTATCGGATATACACATGCCGGGAATGGACGGCCTCGAATTGATGGGCCTCATAAAAGACAGGCATCCGGATTTACCGGTTGTTCTTATTACAGGCTACAGTATAAGCGAAGCGAGAAAGATCGCTCTGGAAAAAGGGGCTGATGCCTTTGTCGCAAAACCTTTTCATATGAAAGAAATCCTTGATGTCGTTACAGGCGTACTTAACAAGAAAAGATTTATCACTACATAG
- a CDS encoding universal stress protein codes for MAKQKVKKIKKILCYVDLSKSSRYVIEYAKQVSDLTGAEIFFLHTVTDLGRFAGFYVPHMSTDSLSSEMMKSAKDKLYAVCMQTIGEIDASKRIIKEGDIVEAIQEEIDRIGIDILVIGHDFRTFSFFKEDYVTRYLKDPACPVLVIPLAVD; via the coding sequence ATGGCAAAACAGAAAGTTAAAAAAATAAAAAAGATATTGTGTTATGTGGACCTCAGCAAAAGCAGCAGATATGTTATTGAATACGCAAAACAAGTCTCGGACCTTACTGGAGCTGAAATCTTCTTTCTTCATACGGTAACAGATTTAGGAAGGTTCGCAGGGTTTTATGTGCCGCATATGAGCACTGACAGCCTTTCCAGCGAGATGATGAAATCCGCCAAAGACAAGCTCTATGCCGTTTGCATGCAGACTATAGGAGAGATCGACGCCTCAAAAAGAATTATAAAAGAAGGCGATATCGTTGAAGCCATTCAGGAAGAAATAGACAGAATCGGTATCGACATCCTGGTAATCGGCCATGATTTCAGAACTTTTTCGTTCTTCAAGGAAGATTATGTGACCAGGTACCTGAAAGATCCGGCGTGCCCGGTTCTTGTTATTCCTCTCGCAGTAGATTAA
- the ddlA gene encoding D-alanine--D-alanine ligase — translation MSKIRVGIIFGGRSAEHEVSLQSAKNVIAAIDRNKYEVVLISMDKEGGWHLTDETGYLLNETNPKLIALNKTGNELALVPGESSKQLMDIKKETAIGRLDVVFPVLHGTYGEDGTIQGMLKLADIPFVGAGVLGSAVGMDKDVAKRLLRDAGIRIADFITLRKEADADFKKAVEKLGLPLFIKPANMGSSVGVSKADSEEEFMAGVKKAFEYDMKVLVEECIKGREIECSVLGNDDPIVSVPGEIIPNHEFYSYEAKYIDENGAILEIPAKLPEGKVAEFRETAKRVYETLNCEGMARVDFFLKESGEIIVNEINTIPGFTRISMYPKLWEACGISYKELIDRLIGLALERFEKQFRLKTGYDL, via the coding sequence ATGAGCAAAATCAGGGTAGGGATAATATTCGGCGGACGTTCAGCCGAGCATGAGGTCTCGCTGCAGTCTGCAAAAAACGTGATAGCAGCGATTGACAGGAATAAATACGAGGTTGTTCTCATCAGTATGGACAAAGAGGGCGGATGGCATCTGACCGATGAGACAGGGTACCTTCTCAATGAAACCAATCCCAAACTCATTGCGCTTAATAAAACCGGAAACGAACTTGCCCTTGTCCCCGGCGAAAGCAGCAAACAGCTCATGGACATTAAGAAAGAAACCGCAATCGGCCGCCTTGATGTCGTATTTCCCGTATTGCACGGCACATACGGCGAGGACGGCACGATTCAGGGCATGCTGAAGCTTGCCGACATCCCATTTGTCGGTGCCGGTGTGCTGGGTTCCGCAGTGGGAATGGACAAGGATGTTGCAAAGAGGCTGCTTCGGGATGCCGGTATAAGGATCGCCGATTTTATCACGCTTAGAAAGGAAGCTGACGCCGATTTCAAGAAGGCAGTAGAAAAACTCGGACTGCCTCTTTTCATCAAGCCTGCGAATATGGGCTCATCTGTAGGCGTCAGCAAGGCTGATTCAGAAGAAGAGTTTATGGCCGGTGTCAAAAAGGCGTTTGAATACGATATGAAGGTCCTTGTAGAGGAATGTATAAAAGGCCGGGAGATTGAGTGCTCAGTGCTCGGAAATGACGATCCCATTGTTTCAGTACCCGGTGAAATAATTCCAAACCATGAGTTCTATTCCTACGAGGCAAAGTACATAGATGAGAACGGCGCGATCCTTGAAATTCCGGCCAAGTTGCCAGAAGGAAAAGTTGCCGAGTTCCGTGAGACGGCGAAAAGAGTCTATGAAACGCTTAATTGCGAAGGTATGGCGCGTGTTGATTTTTTCCTCAAAGAAAGCGGCGAGATAATAGTAAATGAGATCAATACGATACCAGGCTTCACCAGGATAAGCATGTACCCTAAATTGTGGGAAGCATGCGGAATATCATATAAAGAACTCATAGACAGACTTATAGGGCTCGCCCTAGAAAGGTTCGAAAAACAGTTTCGTTTGAAAACCGGATATGACTTGTAA
- the yihA gene encoding ribosome biogenesis GTP-binding protein YihA/YsxC, translating to MKIKHADYAGTVHDAREHAPEVTFAGRSNAGKSSLINALLGRKNLVQTSKVPGKTRNINYFIVETVEMPPIYMVDMPGYGYARIAKGMKSEWDGLARRYFTGNASLKLLIIVMDIRRDIEEEERMLIDIASRMGVGVLIAATKADKVNMSERNRLIAALKASSTAKVIAVSSVDRSGIDKVWQIVESSIGAPGDMS from the coding sequence ATGAAAATCAAGCATGCGGATTATGCAGGCACCGTCCATGACGCAAGGGAGCATGCCCCTGAGGTTACGTTTGCAGGCAGGTCCAATGCAGGTAAGTCTTCACTGATAAATGCCCTGCTCGGAAGGAAAAACCTTGTCCAGACAAGCAAGGTTCCCGGCAAGACGCGAAACATCAATTACTTTATTGTGGAGACTGTTGAGATGCCTCCGATCTACATGGTGGACATGCCGGGTTACGGCTATGCCAGGATCGCAAAGGGTATGAAATCGGAATGGGACGGACTGGCAAGGCGCTATTTCACGGGGAATGCAAGCCTTAAACTGCTGATTATTGTAATGGATATCAGAAGGGATATCGAGGAAGAGGAAAGGATGCTGATCGATATTGCATCCAGGATGGGAGTTGGCGTACTTATTGCCGCGACAAAGGCCGACAAGGTGAACATGTCGGAAAGAAACAGGCTGATTGCGGCACTCAAAGCATCGTCAACCGCTAAGGTAATTGCAGTATCTTCGGTTGACAGATCGGGCATCGATAAGGTCTGGCAAATAGTGGAATCTTCCATTGGAGCGCCCGGAGATATGTCATGA
- a CDS encoding pyridoxal phosphate-dependent aminotransferase has product MHISRKAEDIKPFLVMDILEAAHDLPNEMGVIHLEVGEPDFDTPLCVRTAAIKAMEEGKTHYTHSLAIPELREAICAHYKRTYGVDVDPSQVLVTTGSSAALLIAFAVLLDAGDSIIMTDPRYACYPNFARVLDAVIDYVPTRNDGFRLDPDRVRAAIHHNTRAILINSPSNPTGVCLDRDRMAALAESGITIISDEIYHGLVYEGEQHTMREFTDDAIIINGFSKAWAMTGWRLGWAIFPKRLIRAAQKLQQNLVICAPSFAQWAGVAALEKAGPDCEAMKEVFAKRRIVMLSEMEKYGFRVESRPTGAFYVMANIDHITDDSYRLAFDILKNTGVGVTPGIDFGHEVKSFIRFSYANSEANIIEGIRRVGLYLKGL; this is encoded by the coding sequence ATGCACATCTCGCGAAAAGCAGAAGACATTAAGCCCTTTCTTGTAATGGACATACTCGAGGCGGCGCATGACCTGCCCAATGAAATGGGCGTCATTCATCTCGAAGTGGGCGAGCCCGATTTCGACACGCCTCTTTGCGTCAGGACGGCGGCCATAAAGGCTATGGAAGAAGGAAAGACCCATTATACGCATTCTCTGGCCATACCCGAACTGAGGGAGGCGATATGCGCACATTACAAAAGAACATACGGGGTTGACGTTGACCCTTCACAGGTGCTTGTGACAACAGGTTCATCCGCGGCTCTTCTCATTGCATTTGCAGTGCTGCTGGATGCGGGTGACAGTATTATCATGACCGATCCCCGCTATGCATGCTATCCGAACTTTGCACGCGTTCTGGATGCAGTGATAGATTATGTGCCTACACGTAACGACGGATTCAGGCTCGATCCCGATAGGGTGAGGGCTGCCATTCATCATAATACCAGGGCCATACTCATAAATTCCCCGTCAAACCCAACGGGCGTGTGTCTGGACAGGGACAGGATGGCTGCGCTTGCCGAATCAGGCATAACGATAATATCCGACGAGATATATCACGGCCTTGTTTATGAAGGCGAGCAGCATACAATGAGAGAATTCACAGACGATGCCATTATCATTAACGGTTTTTCAAAGGCCTGGGCCATGACAGGCTGGCGGCTTGGCTGGGCGATATTCCCGAAAAGGCTTATAAGGGCTGCGCAGAAGCTGCAGCAGAATCTTGTAATATGCGCGCCTTCTTTTGCACAGTGGGCGGGAGTGGCCGCCCTTGAAAAAGCCGGTCCCGACTGCGAGGCCATGAAGGAGGTTTTCGCAAAACGCAGGATTGTAATGCTCTCCGAAATGGAAAAATACGGCTTCAGGGTCGAGTCAAGACCCACCGGCGCATTTTATGTAATGGCGAATATCGATCATATAACGGATGACTCGTACAGGCTTGCATTTGACATACTCAAGAACACGGGTGTCGGCGTGACGCCAGGTATCGACTTCGGGCATGAGGTAAAGAGTTTTATACGGTTTTCCTATGCCAATTCCGAGGCTAATATCATTGAAGGCATCCGCAGGGTAGGCCTGTACTTGAAGGGTTTGTGA
- a CDS encoding 4Fe-4S dicluster-binding protein, with the protein MKDKEPWLKDREERVKIHDRKGREKLIEFYAPREPLVMQAVLRFLEAEKKLPIRLVHRIFDVLASATVVTKIMSANEIYDYIDKLPEEFPIAAGPCACRLDTAKDLGPDARDIAGGRLDMFMDTPIDVDIQIGTCGEKFGRLETYRIISKKELLEIETSCQNMGLVSNVYVIRDGDAGICHCSSPTCAPFLANEAIGYKSRVIIHGDLIAATDNSKCDGRGRCAQVCHFKARQVIKRNGKKQSSLVSYERCYGCGQCIKVCPNNAISMVPRKRWPEHVTGER; encoded by the coding sequence ATGAAAGACAAGGAACCCTGGCTAAAAGACCGTGAGGAAAGGGTAAAGATCCATGACAGAAAGGGCCGGGAAAAGCTCATAGAATTTTACGCCCCTAGGGAACCTCTTGTGATGCAAGCGGTGCTCAGGTTTCTCGAAGCGGAAAAGAAACTGCCCATAAGGCTGGTGCACCGGATATTCGATGTCCTGGCATCGGCGACCGTCGTGACAAAAATCATGAGCGCTAACGAAATATATGATTATATCGACAAACTGCCGGAGGAATTTCCCATTGCTGCGGGCCCTTGCGCATGCAGGCTGGATACGGCCAAAGATCTCGGGCCGGATGCAAGGGATATTGCAGGTGGCAGGCTCGACATGTTCATGGATACCCCGATCGATGTCGATATCCAGATAGGCACATGCGGCGAAAAGTTCGGCAGGCTCGAGACATACCGGATAATAAGCAAAAAGGAACTTCTTGAAATCGAGACGAGTTGCCAGAACATGGGACTCGTGTCAAACGTTTATGTGATAAGGGACGGGGACGCCGGAATATGCCACTGCTCTTCACCCACATGCGCGCCCTTTCTTGCAAACGAGGCCATAGGGTATAAATCCAGAGTGATTATTCACGGCGACTTGATTGCAGCTACGGACAACTCGAAGTGTGATGGTAGAGGGAGATGTGCGCAGGTCTGCCACTTCAAGGCGAGGCAGGTGATAAAAAGGAACGGGAAAAAACAGTCTTCACTGGTATCGTATGAGAGGTGCTACGGGTGCGGACAGTGCATAAAGGTCTGCCCCAACAATGCAATAAGCATGGTCCCCAGAAAAAGATGGCCGGAACATGTAACCGGAGAGCGATGA
- a CDS encoding HD domain-containing protein: protein MPEQWTIAKDNEVIRRISRTLDESDYLVGGSVRDLLLGKIPVDYDILTFGNVWDKALTLASCLGSKPFWMDESRGIARTVSRDGITLDVCAPKGSSLNEDLLNRDITINAIALNLANMEIHDPLNGVSDLNSRTIRAVSEKGFADDALRTFRCLRFAAVLEFSIEDGTTSLIKKYAPGLKNIAPERIKQELVCALSYKRGAGIFSLMEETGIREILFPGYEDIYQGVYHRWPLIKHATLVAETVDALIDEAEDLLPGAGAMLSEEVEDGIDRACMLRLAAFMHDIGKPSTREDAENGMVHFYAHAGAGAKIADTLCRNLRFSSAFCSSISGLIGMHMRVLDLACGGIMTTKAMHRLIKNAEAFMPELLLLSLADAVATGKDPGYIGVRTEIEEMIRRIWEYYIDVYLNNRKEPLLNGNDVMAELGIGPGPEVGKLLVRVEEARAEGLITNKSEALNFIKLKESD from the coding sequence ATGCCCGAGCAGTGGACTATCGCAAAAGATAACGAGGTAATCAGGCGGATAAGCCGGACTCTTGATGAGAGCGACTACCTTGTCGGCGGCAGTGTAAGGGATCTGCTGCTCGGTAAAATCCCCGTCGACTACGACATACTTACCTTCGGCAACGTATGGGACAAGGCCTTAACACTAGCGTCCTGCCTGGGTTCGAAACCGTTCTGGATGGACGAAAGCCGCGGCATAGCAAGGACCGTATCGAGAGATGGCATCACTCTCGACGTGTGCGCACCCAAAGGGTCGAGCCTGAATGAAGACCTTCTTAACCGCGACATCACCATCAATGCAATTGCGCTTAACCTCGCAAACATGGAAATACATGACCCGTTAAACGGTGTCAGCGATCTTAACAGCAGGACTATCAGGGCCGTATCGGAAAAAGGGTTCGCAGATGATGCACTGAGGACTTTCAGATGTCTCAGGTTTGCTGCAGTGCTCGAGTTCTCGATAGAGGACGGCACGACCTCATTGATAAAGAAATATGCGCCGGGGCTGAAAAATATCGCACCGGAACGGATAAAACAGGAGCTGGTCTGCGCCCTTTCATATAAGAGAGGCGCAGGTATATTCTCCCTCATGGAAGAGACGGGAATCAGGGAAATCCTGTTTCCGGGATACGAAGACATATATCAGGGTGTTTACCACCGCTGGCCGCTTATAAAGCACGCCACACTCGTTGCCGAGACCGTTGATGCGCTTATTGACGAAGCGGAAGATCTCCTGCCGGGGGCAGGTGCTATGCTGTCCGAAGAGGTTGAGGACGGCATTGACAGGGCCTGCATGCTCAGGCTTGCCGCTTTTATGCATGATATCGGGAAACCTTCGACTCGCGAAGACGCTGAAAACGGCATGGTGCATTTTTATGCCCATGCCGGCGCTGGTGCGAAAATTGCGGATACGCTTTGCAGGAACCTCAGGTTTTCATCCGCCTTCTGCTCGAGTATCTCAGGACTGATCGGCATGCATATGAGGGTCCTGGATCTGGCCTGCGGCGGAATAATGACGACAAAGGCGATGCATAGGCTTATAAAGAACGCTGAAGCATTCATGCCGGAACTCCTGCTTCTTTCTCTTGCCGATGCCGTGGCTACAGGTAAAGACCCCGGCTATATAGGCGTCAGGACAGAGATTGAAGAAATGATAAGACGCATCTGGGAATATTATATTGATGTGTATCTGAACAACAGGAAAGAGCCTCTTTTAAACGGCAACGATGTCATGGCTGAACTCGGGATAGGACCCGGCCCGGAAGTCGGCAAGCTTCTTGTCAGGGTCGAGGAGGCCCGTGCGGAAGGTCTAATAACAAATAAAAGCGAAGCTTTGAATTTTATCAAATTGAAAGAGTCAGACTGA
- the hisD gene encoding histidinol dehydrogenase produces the protein MQTIRTSETGWKIKLDEILDRKRITSPDIDIVVREIIEKVREDGDKALFDLTRRFDEYDPEKNGIAFTSKEINKAASKIDKSLYDALLTAAERIEAFHLRQKENSWITTDETGSILGQKVTPIASVGVYTPGGRNAFPSTFLMNVIPAKIAGVKNIVVVSPTPKARVNNALLAAAHIAGIEKIYRIGGAQAIAALAFGTESVPRVDKVVGPGNVYVAHAKSILQGIIGIEAVAGPSEIVVVADSGADPRWVAIDLLSQAEHDTAASSMLITPDKKLAAQVMKLIESEMESLPRKDIANESLASHGAFILTHDISEALDIANMIAPEHLELMVGNPFELLGRVENAGAVFLGYHSMESIGDYIAGPNHTLPTSSTARFYSPLGVYDFVKRTSIVGMSEKAVLELGSKAACIARAEDLEAHARAVDYRKR, from the coding sequence ATGCAGACCATCAGAACATCCGAGACAGGGTGGAAAATTAAACTCGATGAAATCCTTGACCGCAAGAGGATCACTTCGCCTGATATCGATATCGTTGTCAGGGAGATTATAGAAAAAGTCAGGGAAGACGGAGACAAGGCCCTTTTTGACCTTACACGCAGGTTTGATGAATACGATCCTGAGAAGAACGGTATTGCATTTACCTCAAAGGAGATAAACAAGGCTGCATCGAAAATTGATAAAAGCCTTTACGACGCGCTCTTGACTGCGGCTGAAAGGATTGAGGCGTTTCATTTGCGGCAGAAGGAAAATTCATGGATAACAACGGACGAAACCGGTTCCATCCTGGGGCAGAAAGTGACGCCGATTGCGAGTGTTGGCGTCTATACTCCCGGCGGCCGGAATGCATTTCCATCCACCTTTCTCATGAATGTGATCCCTGCGAAAATTGCAGGGGTAAAGAATATTGTCGTTGTCTCACCGACTCCCAAGGCCAGGGTGAATAACGCACTGCTTGCGGCCGCACACATTGCCGGCATTGAAAAAATCTACAGAATAGGCGGCGCCCAGGCGATTGCTGCCCTTGCCTTCGGTACCGAATCCGTTCCGAGAGTTGATAAGGTGGTGGGCCCGGGCAATGTCTATGTTGCCCATGCAAAGTCAATCCTGCAGGGTATTATAGGTATCGAGGCGGTGGCCGGGCCTTCTGAGATCGTCGTTGTCGCAGACAGCGGGGCAGACCCGAGATGGGTGGCGATAGACCTCTTGTCTCAGGCGGAACACGATACGGCGGCCTCGTCCATGCTTATTACGCCGGATAAAAAGCTGGCGGCGCAAGTTATGAAACTTATTGAAAGCGAGATGGAAAGTCTGCCCAGGAAGGATATCGCTAATGAATCGCTTGCAAGCCACGGGGCGTTCATCCTTACGCACGATATCAGCGAGGCCCTCGACATCGCCAACATGATTGCCCCTGAGCATCTGGAGCTCATGGTCGGAAATCCTTTTGAACTGCTAGGCAGAGTTGAAAATGCCGGGGCGGTATTCCTCGGATACCATTCAATGGAATCGATAGGCGATTATATAGCAGGCCCCAATCACACGCTGCCGACTTCCTCGACGGCAAGGTTCTACTCGCCTCTGGGGGTTTATGATTTTGTGAAAAGGACTTCCATTGTCGGAATGTCCGAAAAAGCTGTGCTCGAGCTAGGGTCAAAGGCGGCCTGTATTGCCCGGGCGGAAGACCTGGAGGCACATGCCCGAGCAGTGGACTATCGCAAAAGATAA
- the murA gene encoding UDP-N-acetylglucosamine 1-carboxyvinyltransferase, translating to MDKFVIDGGKTLIGDVCVSGSKNAALPVLCTSILAGGLCRYKNIPQLMDIKTMLEVLGVLGVRWERLESGVVEIDPSNITCFAAPYDLVKSMRASILVLGPLLARYGQAKVSLPGGCAIGVRPIDLHLKAMEKMGAEIELKHGYVYAKAKKLKGSRIIFNNTTVGGTENVLMAASLAEGTTIIEGAAMEPEIVDLADALIAMGAHIEGAGRSTITIEGVKELGRLEHTVIPDRIEAGTLMVAAAVTKGRLRIKNARNDHVEAISEKLNDMGIKITQAGDGIIEIDGDVDLKPVDVSTAPFPGFPTDMQAQIMTLACIAGGVSSITENIFENRFMHVPELIRMGANLEERGNTVIIHGIKRFEGANVMATDLRASASLVLAGLNARGYTEIRRIYHLDRGYEGLDKKLNSVGASIRREKGGL from the coding sequence ATGGACAAGTTTGTTATCGACGGCGGCAAGACCCTCATCGGCGATGTGTGTGTATCGGGTTCAAAAAACGCAGCGCTACCTGTTTTATGCACCTCTATTCTTGCCGGCGGTCTGTGCAGATATAAAAACATTCCCCAGCTGATGGACATAAAAACCATGCTGGAAGTACTGGGCGTGCTGGGTGTCAGATGGGAAAGGCTTGAGTCCGGTGTCGTCGAGATTGACCCCTCGAATATAACCTGCTTTGCTGCGCCTTATGATCTGGTCAAGAGCATGCGAGCATCCATCCTCGTGCTGGGGCCTCTTCTGGCCAGATACGGACAGGCCAAGGTCTCACTGCCGGGAGGATGTGCAATCGGGGTCAGGCCTATTGACCTGCATTTAAAGGCGATGGAAAAAATGGGGGCCGAGATTGAACTTAAACACGGCTATGTCTATGCAAAGGCGAAAAAGCTTAAAGGCTCACGCATTATATTCAACAACACGACGGTCGGCGGTACGGAAAACGTCCTGATGGCTGCAAGCCTGGCCGAAGGCACGACAATAATCGAAGGTGCGGCTATGGAACCCGAGATTGTTGACCTGGCCGATGCCCTTATTGCAATGGGCGCACATATCGAAGGCGCAGGCCGCAGCACGATAACCATCGAAGGAGTAAAAGAGCTGGGCAGACTTGAGCATACGGTCATACCGGACAGGATAGAAGCGGGCACCCTTATGGTTGCAGCCGCCGTAACAAAGGGAAGACTCAGGATTAAGAACGCCAGAAACGATCATGTAGAGGCCATATCTGAAAAGCTGAACGATATGGGCATTAAAATAACTCAAGCCGGAGATGGAATAATCGAGATTGACGGCGATGTGGACTTAAAGCCCGTTGATGTCAGCACGGCGCCTTTCCCGGGCTTTCCGACTGACATGCAGGCTCAGATCATGACGCTTGCCTGCATTGCGGGAGGCGTTTCAAGCATAACCGAGAACATATTCGAAAACCGCTTCATGCATGTGCCGGAGCTGATCAGGATGGGTGCCAATCTTGAAGAAAGAGGGAACACGGTCATTATCCACGGCATTAAACGCTTTGAAGGCGCCAACGTCATGGCGACGGATTTGAGGGCATCGGCAAGCCTTGTTCTGGCAGGGCTAAATGCAAGGGGTTATACGGAAATCCGCCGCATATACCACCTGGACAGGGGTTACGAAGGGCTCGACAAGAAACTGAATTCCGTCGGGGCTTCGATCAGGAGAGAAAAGGGAGGTCTTTGA
- a CDS encoding ATP-binding protein, whose protein sequence is MKKSLFLKVFTGLFITAVIISAVTLFLSFEVIYDFYIEKTENSLIIRNRPVYEKVSKLLSKGSIKELRSVVSHYGNLNMNRITVIDSEGVVQADSAVDPSTMYNHKSRPEIAAAYSGKTGRSVRYSASVLKEMIYVAVPLKKDGNIIGVIRYSLPSEGYIFGKLKWRLLFILCAISILSFIVAYIFSVRVSRPVLELRNAARKIASGDFSIRVRRMEEAELRGLADSFNDMTEKLSLYFDSTVRHKDELEGIISSMSEGLVLLDSDGRIVIVNASAKDILGTLSPEGRFYWEILRSESLKNIFDIGLNHAQTEIEISGRVFLASATRVISGHVLIFHDITDMKKIEQMKKELVVNISHELRTPLTAIKGFVETILDDASEEQREYLNIVKRHTDRLINIVQDLLILSELEDRAVSMSVEKIELSSVINSIVTLFEPKATQKGLSLKTDLRPVAISADSFRIEQLLTNLIDNAIKYTEKGEVLVGLRTEGGNAIITVRDTGIGIPKEHLARIFERFYVVDKSRSRSVGGTGLGLSIAKHIATLHNGRITAESIPLTGTVFTVTLPIE, encoded by the coding sequence ATGAAGAAATCCCTGTTTCTTAAAGTCTTTACGGGATTATTTATAACCGCCGTCATAATATCGGCCGTAACTCTTTTCCTCTCCTTTGAAGTCATCTATGACTTTTACATCGAAAAAACGGAAAATTCGCTGATAATAAGAAACAGGCCTGTTTATGAGAAGGTGTCAAAACTGCTTTCGAAAGGTAGTATAAAAGAACTGAGGTCTGTGGTCAGCCATTACGGCAACCTCAACATGAACCGCATAACTGTGATTGACTCTGAAGGCGTGGTTCAGGCTGATTCGGCTGTCGACCCTTCTACCATGTACAACCACAAATCAAGGCCTGAAATAGCTGCTGCATACAGCGGAAAGACCGGCCGTTCAGTTAGGTACAGCGCAAGCGTGCTGAAGGAAATGATATATGTGGCCGTACCTTTGAAGAAAGACGGAAATATAATCGGTGTGATCCGCTATAGCCTGCCGTCTGAAGGATATATATTCGGCAAGCTCAAATGGCGGCTTCTTTTCATCCTGTGTGCTATAAGCATTTTATCGTTTATTGTCGCATACATATTCTCGGTCAGGGTTTCAAGGCCAGTGCTTGAACTCAGAAACGCGGCAAGAAAAATCGCTTCAGGAGATTTTTCCATTCGTGTCAGGAGAATGGAGGAGGCTGAACTCCGCGGGCTGGCGGACAGCTTCAACGATATGACCGAAAAGCTCTCTTTATACTTTGACAGCACTGTGAGGCACAAAGACGAACTCGAAGGCATCATTTCATCCATGTCCGAAGGTCTTGTCCTTCTCGATTCGGACGGCAGGATCGTTATCGTCAATGCCAGCGCAAAGGATATTCTCGGTACATTAAGCCCTGAAGGCAGATTTTACTGGGAAATTCTGCGTTCGGAATCGCTTAAGAATATTTTTGACATCGGCCTTAATCATGCCCAGACCGAAATTGAGATATCGGGCAGAGTATTTCTTGCAAGTGCTACCAGAGTTATTTCGGGTCATGTCCTTATATTCCACGACATTACAGATATGAAAAAGATCGAACAGATGAAAAAAGAACTGGTCGTCAATATATCCCATGAACTGAGGACACCGCTCACAGCGATAAAAGGCTTTGTCGAAACAATCCTGGATGATGCCAGTGAGGAGCAGAGGGAGTACCTCAATATCGTAAAACGCCACACGGACCGCCTTATAAATATTGTCCAGGACCTGCTTATTCTCTCGGAACTTGAGGACAGGGCTGTCAGCATGAGTGTGGAAAAGATTGAACTGAGCTCCGTGATAAACTCTATCGTAACACTCTTTGAACCCAAAGCCACACAGAAAGGCCTTTCATTGAAGACCGACCTGAGGCCGGTTGCCATATCAGCGGACAGCTTCAGGATAGAGCAGCTCCTGACAAATCTCATAGACAATGCCATCAAATATACCGAAAAGGGTGAGGTTTTAGTGGGATTGAGGACCGAAGGCGGTAATGCAATAATAACCGTCAGGGACACGGGTATCGGGATTCCGAAAGAGCACCTTGCAAGGATATTCGAAAGGTTTTATGTCGTCGACAAGTCCAGGTCGCGCAGTGTTGGAGGAACCGGTCTGGGGCTCTCGATTGCAAAACATATAGCTACCCTTCACAACGGGAGGATCACTGCTGAAAGCATACCATTGACAGGTACGGTCTTTACCGTAACACTGCCGATTGAATAA